In the Mesorhizobium sp. WSM2240 genome, GGTCGGCGATGATCTCGTCGCCGGCGACCGCGATCATGTAACCGCCGGAGGCGGCGACATCTTCGACGAAGACCAGCACGTCCTTGTTCTTCTCGGCCGCGAGATCGCGGATGCGCTTGTAGATGAGGCGTGACTGCACCGGCGAGCCGCCGGGCGAGTTGATGGAGATGGCGACCGCCGGGGCGTCGGGATAGGAAAACGCCTTTTCAAGCACGCCCGCCGTGGAAGCGAGCGACAGCGTCGGCCGGAACTGGCCGCCGCCGGCCATAATGGTGCCGTGCAGGCGCACGACCGGGATCGTCACCACACCCGGCCGCATCGACTTCGGAAGCAGGCGGCTCAAAAACTGTTTCACAGTCAGGAATCTCCGATCATGTCTTGTTTCGCATGTAGGAATTCGCCGGAAAACCGCAATCCCGTCTGCGCAGGTCAGTCTCCGAAAAGCGAAGCCTGGCCGGCATTGATCGCCTCGGCGCGGGCGGAAAAGGCATCGCTCGAGCCTTCGTGCAGGACGAGCGGCGGCATCAGCGACAGCCCCCCGCGTGCGCCGCGGGTCGCGCGAAGCACGATGCGGATGGCCGGGGCGTTCGGGCGGGCATGCACCGGAACGATCTGCGCGGTACCGAAACGGCCGTCGAGTGCGGCAAGCATCGGAGCGAACGACACCGGCCGGGCGATAACGGCGACGCCGCCGCGCGGCCTGACGATGGCTGCCGCAGTCCGGAGCCAGGCTTCGAACAGCCCGTCCTCCATAACATGCGCCTGACGCCGCAGATCATTGGGTGTGGCGCGGTCGATCTCCGCGTTGAAGGGCGGGTTCATGATGGCGAAATCGAAGGAGTTATCGGTAAGGCCGGCGGCCGTGCGCACCTTGCCGGTCAGCGCGACATCGGCTTCCAACACCCCGACACGGCCGCCAAGCCGCGCATTTTCGGGGAGGTCGAGGCTTTGGCGGGCATAGCCGGCCATGGTCGGGGAGTTTTCAACGAGAACCACGCCTGCCGCCGGGCAGCGCGACGCCACGGCGAGGCCGGCAGCACCCGCTCCCGCCCCGAGGTCGGCGAGCCTGCCGGTAAAGCCGGACGGCACGGCGGCGGCGAGCGCCAGCGCGTCCATGCCGGCGCGGTGGCCCCCACGCGCAGGCTGCACGAGGAAAAAACTGCCGCGATGGAAGGCGTCGGTCGTCTGGCCGGGCACGAGCGTCTAGCTTTCGCGCATCTCATTGCCGATGCCGGCGTCGGTGATCAGGCGGCGCGCGGCGGCGGCGTCATCGGCGGTCACCATGACACGGCGCGGCAGGATGCCGATCGAACCGTCGAGCACGCTCATATTCTGGTCCGCGACGAAGCATGCGATGCCAGCGTCGCGCAGCAGCGATTCGACGAAGGAGATGATGACGGTGTCGT is a window encoding:
- a CDS encoding DUF2007 domain-containing protein produces the protein MIELIRTNDTVIISFVESLLRDAGIACFVADQNMSVLDGSIGILPRRVMVTADDAAAARRLITDAGIGNEMRES
- a CDS encoding methyltransferase; this encodes MPGQTTDAFHRGSFFLVQPARGGHRAGMDALALAAAVPSGFTGRLADLGAGAGAAGLAVASRCPAAGVVLVENSPTMAGYARQSLDLPENARLGGRVGVLEADVALTGKVRTAAGLTDNSFDFAIMNPPFNAEIDRATPNDLRRQAHVMEDGLFEAWLRTAAAIVRPRGGVAVIARPVSFAPMLAALDGRFGTAQIVPVHARPNAPAIRIVLRATRGARGGLSLMPPLVLHEGSSDAFSARAEAINAGQASLFGD